Genomic segment of Scardovia inopinata JCM 12537:
CTCCCGACTTTGCATATGGCAGAGCTGTCAGCAGAAAATTATACATAAAATTAATGATTTCCTGCCGGGAACAACCAGTTTGAGATTTGAGGGGATCCACCCTTTTTGCGGCAGATTTGACTGATTTATCAGCACTTTTTTCAGGAGAAATTTTCAGGATGGAGGTCATAAGATGAGCATCAATATCATAGGCCATGGTGACGTGATGGAGAAGGCAGCCAGGACCGCTTTCGCCTCCCGAAAAGCGCCTTTGAGCAGCTCCTCCAATTTTCCCCAGAGGGGAAGAAATATCGTTAATTGGCTGGTAAAAGGCTTTGACTCCCAACGTGTTCAAGGCTTCAAGAACCCAAGCATCGCAGAACGGGTAGGATGATTCCACACTCATTCCTGCAACAAAATCAAGAGGAAGGTATAAGGAATAGGTAATAGTATTCCCCGGTTCGATAAACATTGCTCCTCCCCCAGTAAGCCTCCTGACAATGGTGAATCCTTTGTCTTTGGCCAGATCCTCATGAATCTCATGGCTGACAGACTGATGAAGGCCAAGAACAACCGCTGGTGACCCCCACTCCCAGAATCGAAGGACAGGTCCCGTATCGCCCCTAGCAACAGCCTGTCCCAGGGCTTCATCCAGCCCCATCTGCATAGCCGGGCTCATAGGTGGAGCACTGAGGTTATGAATAATTTCCAGATTTAAGCTTTGCCAACGAGGATCCGATCGCACACTCACTGCTTCGGCGGTTGACTGATTTTGACTGTTTGTAGAATTGTTCTTAGAACTGTCCTTCAAACTGTTTTTAGAAGCTGATGGCTCCTGCACATTCAATCTGCCGAATGGAGTGGAAGAAACACGGGGAATGCGGCGAACAGGAGCTTCAGGAAGCGACGGGGGCAAGGTTGCAATGTCGGGGAACTGGGCAAGTGCCCGCATCACGGCCTGGGTCAGTCCATGAGGACTTATCCCTATAAAGAGAATGCCAGATTCTTCCCATCGTTTCATACAACTATTCAGGGCTTTTTCGACAGACTCAGCCAAATGTGCCTGATCTGCCGGATGAGACAGGCCATTGTCTGAGGACTTCGCAGAAGACAGGCCAGAACGCCTGCTCAGAGATAGACCTGAACACTTGCCCGGAGATACGCTTAAACGCCTATCTGACTTGACAGGATCGTTCAATTCAAGACATTCACTCGCACTAGAGGAGGAAAGGATTTCTTCGGCTAAACTGTCGAGAACTTTTTCAGGATGCAAGGTTCCTTCAATAAAAAAATCCCCATCTATCTGAACGAAGGTTCCAGAAGAAGGCCAGGTGTCGTCGATTTCAACGGCGACCAATTTCCCTCCTGGCTCCTTGTATTCTCCCCGATACTTCACTGTTTTCACCCCGATATATCGATATATCACTCGTTGCACATCACTGATTGATTCCCAGCACCATCAGGCACCAGGCATTTTCCTGACTAATTTGTTCCCAGGCCTTGTATCGTCCTGATACTCCTCCATGACCTGCCTCTATTTCTATTCGGGCAAAAGCATCAGCACTGACTTCTTCCTCCTGGAGTCGGGACAGCCACTTTAGAGGCTCAACATAGAGAACTCTGGTATCATTCATAGATGTTGTGATAAAAATTTTCGGAAAATGCTCAGTCCCAAAGGCAGCACGCCGTTCTTGCCCCGATGCGACATTTTCATACGGAGTATACGCTTTCATATAATCAAAAACATCTTTATTATGCAGAGGATCGCCCCACTCATCCCACTCAGTTACCGTCAGGGGAAGAGACGGATCAAGGATGGAATTCAAAGCATCCACAAAAGGAACGTCGGCTTCTATACCTGCATAAAGGAAGGGAGCAAGGTTTGCCACTGCCCCCATCAGAAGGCCACCGGCAGAGCCCCCGTTGGCTACCGTCGTTTCCGGGCTGGCCCAGCCGCAAGCCTGCAAGGCAGCGGTTACATCAATAAAATCAAAGAAACTATTGTTTTTATTTATTCTTCTCCCCTGCTCATACCAGGCTCGGCCCATTTCACCCCCGCCCCGAATTTGAATTTCTACTCTGACCACCCCGCGATCCAGAAAACTCAACCGAGAGGTCCCAAACCCAGGATCAGTGCAATAGCCATAAGAACCATAGGCAGTTATAAACATAGGAGCAGGATGAAGTTTATCAGTCTGCCCGATCCGGCTGGTCCTTGAAAATTCAGCTGCACCGGAGCCGACATTGTGGCCCTGGTTTTCCCACAGGGCAGCAGATCGCCGAGCAGCATCCTCCATCGAAGGGGCAGTCAGCACATAATCCGTCTGCCCCAAGCCGAGAGGGCGGCCCTGATCATCAGATGCCTTGTCCATAACCGGGACCAGCCCCTTCTTCCATGTCAGGAATACTGGCACTTTTTCTCCATCCCGAGTTCGGACCCAAATCCGCCTTTCTGCATAATCAGATTCAGTATAATTATTCACTCTTGCTGCCTTCAGCAAAGTACTCTGACCACTATGGGGATTATAAGAGCACAAACGCGGCGGATGAACATAGCTGCCGTAGCTGTATCGAACAGTCGGAGCGTCATAGGAAGGATTACCCGTAAAACCAATCGAATATACAGCTTGCGGGTCAGGTCCCCTTAACTCAGAAAAGTGCCAGGGCTGACCGAGCAGATAATCAGCCAAGACCCTGTTTTTGGTCTCCACAGCAATATGAGGCAGGCCAGAAGAGCGGTAAGACAAGGTCACAAAATTCCTGTAAATCCCCAGTCCCCCTATGGCGAGCCCCTGAGCACCCTGAAGCATCTGAGGATTAACCTGGTCATAATAAGGGGTATCTACAGGAAGATCCTTATGATCGGCCTGCCCCTTCTCGCAGCCATAATCACTCCCCCTGGCTATGCAGACTCCTTGCCCCAAAGTATAAGGGGCCTGTTCGGTCTTCATATTTATAATATCAATTTCAAAATTCGGATCAGTAACATTATGGGAGACCACAGCTACAGGCAGGGCCCCATCAGCATCCACTTCCACCTGAGGAAGCAAAGACAGGAGTTTATGGGCTTTCTCTGTCTGGCCATCGGACTCCAGATCCCGAGCCTGAGCCTGCACAGCCTCCCGAACGTTTTCAAATTTCGCAAAACTGACATCATATTCAATATCGTCGGCGCGGGGAATAAAAACCGAAAACTCGCCCAAGGGATGCGAAGATTCCAAGAAAAGAACTTCGCTGGTAGTTTTCGAGGCGGTTTCAATAACAATAAGGGATTCATCAAAAGATAATCCGACCCCGCACCAAAATCGTTCATCCTGCTCATGATAAACTTCCACATCCTGCGACAGATCATCCCCAACGTGATGGCGCCAGATTGAGCAAGGCCGCCACGCCTGATCGAGCCGGGTATAGAAAATCCACTGTCCATCAGGAGTAAAACAGGCATTCGCTCCAATCCCCCGAATACAATCAGGAAGCTGCTCATTTTCCTTCAGATCTCGCACATAGCAGTCATACCGCTCGTTGCCATGAGTATCAATCAGGTACAGCATCCAGCGGCCATCATCGCTCAAATCCATGCCCCCACTGCGGAAAAAATCATGGCCCTGAGCTTCCTTATTAGCATCAAAAATTACTTCCTCTCCGGGAAGTCTGTAATTTTCTCCTGTCTGAATTTGAGGAGGATCCCAGTCATCCTGATTCTTGATCGGAGTTCGGCAGGTAATTCCATACTGCTCTCCTTCCTGGGTGCGGCTGAAGTACCAGTAGTCGAAAAGACGTACAGGAACCGACATGTCGTTCTCTTCAACGTGAGCCTTGAGCTCATCAAAGAGGCGTGAAGCCAAGTTTTTCTCCGGTGCCAAACGCGCTGAGGCATACTCATTCTGCGCTTTTACATAGGCCTGGACTTCCGGTGATTCCTTCTGCCGCAGCCACTCATAGTAATCAGTAAAAGTTTCTCCGTGGACTGACCTGATCTGACTTACTTTTTTTGCCCGGGGCGGCCGTATAGCCTGAGGATTCCTCTCAGCCGGCTCCGGTCGTTGACTTTGTGTGTTTTGAGTAGTTTTTCCCATAATTTTCCTTTGATACAGCAGTCAGTCCTGAGACAATCAGCCCTAGCCCCGCAGTCAGTCCTGCACCTTAAGTTCTTCTTCCTGATTCGCATAAGCCTTGAGATACGGA
This window contains:
- a CDS encoding lipoate--protein ligase family protein, with product MKYRGEYKEPGGKLVAVEIDDTWPSSGTFVQIDGDFFIEGTLHPEKVLDSLAEEILSSSSASECLELNDPVKSDRRLSVSPGKCSGLSLSRRSGLSSAKSSDNGLSHPADQAHLAESVEKALNSCMKRWEESGILFIGISPHGLTQAVMRALAQFPDIATLPPSLPEAPVRRIPRVSSTPFGRLNVQEPSASKNSLKDSSKNNSTNSQNQSTAEAVSVRSDPRWQSLNLEIIHNLSAPPMSPAMQMGLDEALGQAVARGDTGPVLRFWEWGSPAVVLGLHQSVSHEIHEDLAKDKGFTIVRRLTGGGAMFIEPGNTITYSLYLPLDFVAGMSVESSYPFCDAWVLEALNTLGVKAFYQPINDISSPLGKIGGAAQRRFSGGESGPGCLLHHVTMAYDIDAHLMTSILKISPEKSADKSVKSAAKRVDPLKSQTGCSRQEIINFMYNFLLTALPYAKSGELGSQLMAEAERLSTNKYAMSQWVHRIP
- a CDS encoding S9 family peptidase gives rise to the protein MGKTTQNTQSQRPEPAERNPQAIRPPRAKKVSQIRSVHGETFTDYYEWLRQKESPEVQAYVKAQNEYASARLAPEKNLASRLFDELKAHVEENDMSVPVRLFDYWYFSRTQEGEQYGITCRTPIKNQDDWDPPQIQTGENYRLPGEEVIFDANKEAQGHDFFRSGGMDLSDDGRWMLYLIDTHGNERYDCYVRDLKENEQLPDCIRGIGANACFTPDGQWIFYTRLDQAWRPCSIWRHHVGDDLSQDVEVYHEQDERFWCGVGLSFDESLIVIETASKTTSEVLFLESSHPLGEFSVFIPRADDIEYDVSFAKFENVREAVQAQARDLESDGQTEKAHKLLSLLPQVEVDADGALPVAVVSHNVTDPNFEIDIINMKTEQAPYTLGQGVCIARGSDYGCEKGQADHKDLPVDTPYYDQVNPQMLQGAQGLAIGGLGIYRNFVTLSYRSSGLPHIAVETKNRVLADYLLGQPWHFSELRGPDPQAVYSIGFTGNPSYDAPTVRYSYGSYVHPPRLCSYNPHSGQSTLLKAARVNNYTESDYAERRIWVRTRDGEKVPVFLTWKKGLVPVMDKASDDQGRPLGLGQTDYVLTAPSMEDAARRSAALWENQGHNVGSGAAEFSRTSRIGQTDKLHPAPMFITAYGSYGYCTDPGFGTSRLSFLDRGVVRVEIQIRGGGEMGRAWYEQGRRINKNNSFFDFIDVTAALQACGWASPETTVANGGSAGGLLMGAVANLAPFLYAGIEADVPFVDALNSILDPSLPLTVTEWDEWGDPLHNKDVFDYMKAYTPYENVASGQERRAAFGTEHFPKIFITTSMNDTRVLYVEPLKWLSRLQEEEVSADAFARIEIEAGHGGVSGRYKAWEQISQENAWCLMVLGINQ